In Drosophila nasuta strain 15112-1781.00 chromosome 2R, ASM2355853v1, whole genome shotgun sequence, a single genomic region encodes these proteins:
- the LOC132786076 gene encoding fructose-bisphosphate aldolase, giving the protein MTTFFYYPNKELQEELSCIAKALVAPGKGIIAADESNTTMGKRFQMIGLENTEENRRLYRQLLITTDPKISENISGFIMFHETLYQKTDAGVPFAEVLRKKGIIPGIKVDKNSVPLFCSMDEFTSQGLDDLHLRCAQYKKDGCDFAKWRVVMKIDKTTPSYHAIMENANVLARYAAICQSQHLVPVIESEVLMIGDHDLDRCQKVTETVLAAIFKALSDHHVYLEGVLLRPNMVTPGQSSHKNNTPADIGLSTILALRRTVPPAVPGILFLSGGQAEEEASVNLNATNNVPLCKPWALTFAFGRAMQVSALRSWGGKKDNVSNAQAELIKRARAHSLASIGKYVPGSIESLYGSEKLVIDSNEL; this is encoded by the exons ATGACAACGTTCTTCTACTATCCCAACAAGGAGCTGCAGGAGGAATTATCCTGCATTGCCAAGGCTCTTGTGGCTCCTGGAAAAGGCATAATTGCCGCAGATGAATCGAATACGACAATGGGAAAACGCTTTCAAATGATTGGACTGGAAAATACAGAGGAGAATCGTCGTCTCTATCGACAATTGTTAATTACTACTGATCCCAAAATATCTGAGAATATCTCTGGATTCATTATGTTCCACGAGACGCTTTATCAGAAAACCGATGCTGGCGTTCCATTCGCAGAAGTTCTGCGCAAAAAAGGCATTATTCCAGGCATTAAAGTAGACAAGAATTCCGTGCCACTTTTCTGCTCGATGGATGAGTTTACCTCACAGGGTTTGGATGATCTGCATCTACGTTGTGCGCAGTACAAAAAGGACGGCTGTGATTTTGCCAAATGGCGTGTGGTCATGAAAATCGACAAAACAACGCCCTCGTATCACGCCATCATGGAAAATGCCAATGTGTTGGCCCGCTATGCAGCCATTTGTCAGTCACAGCATCTGGTTCCTGTAATTGAGAGCGAAGTGCTGATGATTGGCGATCATGACTTGGACCGTTGTCAGAAGGTCACTGAAACCGTATTGGCTGCTATTTTTAAGGCGTTGAGCGATCATCATGTCTACCTCGAAGGCGTTTTGCTGCGACCCAATATGGTGACTCCTGGACAGAGCAGCCATAAGAATAACACGCCTGCTGATATTGGCCTCAGCACTATCTTGGCTCTACGTCGCACTGTGCCGCCTGCTGTCCCGG GCATTTTGTTCTTATCTGGTGGACAGGCAGAAGAGGAAGCCTCGGTTAACTTGAATGCCACCAACAATGTGCCATTGTGCAAGCCTTGGGCACTCACCTTCGCTTTTGGACGTGCGATGCAAGTCTCGGCATTGCGCTCTTGGGGCGGTAAAAAGGATAATGTGTCGAACGCTCAAGCGGAGCTTATAAAACGCGCCAGG GCACACAGTTTGGCAAGCATTGGCAAATATGTGCCAGGCTCCATTGAGAGTTTGTATGGCAGTGAAAAATTAGTAATCGATAGCAATGAACTCTAA
- the LOC132785035 gene encoding uncharacterized protein LOC132785035, with the protein MHCNWAWLMVLLLSVISGALGLSCPTGFNAEQNKCVSDRPIRGSCKPGSTYQLSVNKCVLD; encoded by the coding sequence ATGCACTGCAATTGGGCCTGGTTaatggtgctgctgctgtcagtgATCAGTGGTGCTTTGGGTCTCAGCTGTCCCACCGGTTTCAATGCCGAGCAAAACAAGTGCGTGAGCGACCGCCCGATTCGTGGATCCTGCAAACCTGGATCGACATATCAGTTGAGCGTCAATAAGTGTGTGCTggattaa
- the LOC132785793 gene encoding uncharacterized protein LOC132785793, with the protein MNFSWLGLLIFAMIAVVVSAGGCPAPFKHEKNHCVTDRTIRGECPHGSTYKINVNKCVYGA; encoded by the coding sequence atgaacttCTCCTGGTTGGGTCTGCTCATCTTTGCCATGATTGCTGTCGTTGTCTCCGCTGGCGGATGCCCCGCACCATTCAAGCATGAGAAGAATCATTGTGTGACTGACCGTACCATTAGGGGAGAGTGTCCTCATGGATCTACCTATAAGATCAACGTCAACAAGTGTGTCTATGGAGCCTAA